The region TAGGACACGTAGATCATGGTAAGACAACATTGACAGCAGCAATAACAACAATTTTATCAAAAGAAGGAAAAGCAAAAGCCTTCAAATATGATGAAATAGATAAGGCACCAGAAGAAAAAGAAAGAGGAATAACAATCAACACATCACATGTTGAGTATGAGACAGATAATAGACATTATGCGCATGTAGACTGTCCAGGACATGCTGATTATGTAAAGAACATGATCACAGGAGCAGCACAGATGGATGGAGCAATACTAGTAGTAAGTGCAGCAGATGGCCCAATGCCACAGACAAGAGAACATATATTACTAGCATCAAGAGTTGGAGTACAATATATAGTAGTATTCTTAAATAAAGCAGATCAGGTAGATGATCCAGAATTAATCGACCTAGTAGAGATGGAAGTAAGAGAATTATTAAATGAATATGGATTCCCAGGGGATGATACACCAATCGTCGTAGGAAGTGCATTAAAGGCATTACAGAATCCAGATGATGAAGAAGCAACAAAACCAGTAAGAGATTTAATGAAAGCAGTAGATGAATACATTCCAACACCAGATAGACCAACAGATAAACCATTCTTAATGCCAATAGAAGATGTATTCACAATAACAGGAAGAGGAACAGTAGCAACAGGAAGAGTTGAAACTGGAACATTAAAAGTAGGAGACGAAGTAGAAATCGTCGGAATGAAAGATGAAATAACAAAGGTAGTAGTAACCGGAGTTGAAATGTTCAGAAAGACACTTGATAGTGCATTAGCAGGAGATAACATCGGAGCATTATTAAGAGGAGTACAGAGAGAAGACATCGAAAGAGGTCAGGTACTAGCAAAACCAGGATCAATAACACCACATCATAAATTTGTAGGTCAGGTATATGTATTAAAGAAAGAAGAAGGCGGAAGACATACACCATTCTTTAATGGATATAGACCACAGTTCTACTTCAGAACAACAGATGTAACAGGAACAATCCAGTTACCAGAAGGAGTAGAAATGGTA is a window of Clostridium pasteurianum DNA encoding:
- the tuf gene encoding elongation factor Tu — encoded protein: MAKEKFERTKPHVNIGTIGHVDHGKTTLTAAITTILSKEGKAKAFKYDEIDKAPEEKERGITINTSHVEYETDNRHYAHVDCPGHADYVKNMITGAAQMDGAILVVSAADGPMPQTREHILLASRVGVQYIVVFLNKADQVDDPELIDLVEMEVRELLNEYGFPGDDTPIVVGSALKALQNPDDEEATKPVRDLMKAVDEYIPTPDRPTDKPFLMPIEDVFTITGRGTVATGRVETGTLKVGDEVEIVGMKDEITKVVVTGVEMFRKTLDSALAGDNIGALLRGVQREDIERGQVLAKPGSITPHHKFVGQVYVLKKEEGGRHTPFFNGYRPQFYFRTTDVTGTIQLPEGVEMVMPGDHIDMTVELITKVAMNENLRFAIREGGRTVGSGVVTSIIE